In one Candidatus Microthrix subdominans genomic region, the following are encoded:
- a CDS encoding sugar transferase: MGPELYNRLRVKPGITGMWQVNGRSNTSFADYQRLDLYYVDNWSILVDVGILAKTLPVVLSSRGAM, translated from the coding sequence GTGGGACCCGAGCTGTACAACCGACTGCGGGTCAAGCCCGGCATCACGGGGATGTGGCAGGTCAACGGTCGCAGCAACACGTCCTTTGCCGACTACCAGCGTCTCGACCTGTATTACGTCGATAACTGGTCGATCCTGGTCGACGTTGGCATCCTGGCCAAGACCCTGCCAGTGGTGTTGTCGTCGCGAGGAGCGATGTAG
- a CDS encoding sugar transferase — protein MGLVLASPFLLCAAGRSLTSPGPVLFRQTRVGQHARPFEVLKLRTMVIDAEARLAELDKLNEADGPMFKMSGDPRITRVGRWLRRASFDELPQLWNVMRGR, from the coding sequence TTGGGGCTTGTTCTCGCATCGCCGTTTCTGCTGTGTGCTGCTGGGCGATCGCTGACCTCGCCTGGGCCGGTGCTGTTTCGCCAGACCCGGGTGGGGCAGCATGCCCGGCCATTCGAGGTGCTGAAGCTACGGACGATGGTCATCGATGCCGAAGCCCGACTGGCCGAACTCGACAAGCTGAACGAGGCCGACGGTCCAATGTTCAAGATGAGCGGCGACCCACGCATCACGCGGGTCGGTCGCTGGTTGCGTCGGGCCTCGTTTGATGAGTTGCCTCAGCTCTGGAACGTCATGCGGGGGAGATGA
- a CDS encoding redoxin family protein, producing the protein MGCGGDEPSAVADGDAAPSASRSGGEAPLDAEAADAINLRVVADGSQVALADVAATDRPTLLWFWAPFGPVCRVEAPDIEQLAREHSDDLTVVGLGTQDTFADAETFGSEFDMSATRLLWEDGFDSWQMLGIRAQPAGHPVGRRRQGRRLMAGSRVPRRCPGRTSVNPGIVV; encoded by the coding sequence GTGGGCTGCGGCGGTGACGAGCCGAGCGCCGTTGCGGATGGCGATGCTGCACCAAGCGCGTCGCGCTCCGGCGGCGAGGCTCCGCTCGATGCAGAGGCGGCAGACGCCATCAACCTCAGGGTCGTCGCCGACGGTTCTCAGGTGGCCCTCGCCGATGTGGCCGCCACAGACCGGCCAACCCTGCTGTGGTTCTGGGCCCCCTTTGGACCCGTCTGTCGGGTAGAGGCTCCCGACATCGAGCAGTTGGCTCGAGAGCATTCAGATGACCTGACCGTGGTGGGCCTGGGCACCCAGGACACCTTCGCCGACGCAGAAACATTCGGTTCCGAATTCGACATGTCCGCCACCCGGTTGCTCTGGGAAGATGGTTTCGACTCGTGGCAGATGCTCGGGATTCGGGCCCAACCGGCCGGGCATCCTGTTGGACGCCGACGGCAAGGTCGTCGACTCATGGCAGGGTCCCGTGTCCCCCGACGATGTCCTGGACGCACTTCCGTAAACCCGGGAATTGTCGTCTGA
- a CDS encoding Dabb family protein, with translation MFRHVLLLTMRDDADDTQVNALVDALRSLPAQIPEIVSYRAGRDLGLRDDTADVAIVGEYADEAAWRAYLAHPAHRAVVTDHVEPLVAHRQSVQFHD, from the coding sequence ATGTTCCGCCACGTGCTGCTGCTGACCATGCGGGATGACGCCGACGACACCCAGGTCAACGCCTTGGTGGACGCGCTGCGTTCCCTTCCCGCCCAGATCCCCGAGATCGTCTCCTACCGAGCGGGCCGGGATCTGGGGCTCCGCGACGACACCGCCGACGTGGCCATCGTGGGCGAGTACGCCGACGAGGCCGCTTGGCGCGCCTACCTGGCCCATCCCGCGCACAGGGCCGTCGTCACCGATCACGTGGAACCGCTGGTCGCGCACCGCCAGTCGGTTCAGTTCCACGACTGA
- a CDS encoding RNA-binding protein — MAEGQSTPLWVIDGNNVMGSAADGWWNDPSAAAARLAERVGRWARSIDAALALVFDGSPDDAISAAAAATSKCSMPDGRAGTPDDRIVEEVEARYGDHPETTVVTSDRGLIGRLPRVCS; from the coding sequence GTGGCGGAGGGACAGTCCACGCCACTCTGGGTGATCGACGGTAACAACGTGATGGGATCTGCTGCCGACGGGTGGTGGAACGACCCGTCCGCAGCGGCCGCGCGGCTGGCCGAACGGGTAGGACGCTGGGCCCGGTCGATCGACGCTGCGCTGGCGCTCGTGTTCGACGGATCGCCCGATGACGCGATCTCGGCGGCGGCGGCGGCAACCTCGAAGTGCTCTATGCCCGACGGAAGGGCCGGGACGCCGGACGATCGCATCGTCGAGGAAGTGGAGGCCCGCTACGGCGACCATCCTGAAACAACGGTCGTCACCTCCGACCGTGGCCTGATCGGCCGCCTGCCCCGGGTGTGCTCGTGA
- a CDS encoding type II toxin-antitoxin system VapC family toxin, producing MFVLDTCIVSELRKSRSQADPGLIGWADGVPATEMYLSTMSLCELELGVLLAERRDRATGSVLRTWLSEAVMPTFARRMLPIDGQVAALAASLHVPDPAPLAGSLIAATALAHDMALVTRNVADFDRFVGLLVINPFET from the coding sequence ATGTTTGTCCTCGATACCTGCATCGTGTCGGAGCTTCGCAAATCCCGATCACAGGCCGATCCGGGTCTGATCGGTTGGGCGGACGGGGTGCCGGCGACGGAGATGTATCTGTCGACGATGTCGCTCTGTGAACTGGAGCTTGGCGTGCTCCTCGCGGAACGGCGTGACCGGGCAACCGGAAGTGTCCTGCGAACCTGGCTCTCGGAGGCGGTGATGCCGACGTTTGCGAGACGCATGCTCCCGATCGACGGTCAGGTCGCCGCTCTGGCGGCGTCGCTCCACGTGCCCGATCCTGCTCCGCTTGCCGGCTCCCTCATCGCAGCGACCGCGCTGGCGCACGACATGGCCTTGGTCACCCGAAACGTGGCCGACTTTGACCGGTTTGTCGGTCTGTTGGTGATCAACCCGTTTGAGACGTGA
- a CDS encoding type II toxin-antitoxin system Phd/YefM family antitoxin, translating to MSPTKFTSREFNHDTGAAKRASAHGPVYITDRGRPAHVLLTIEDYRRLADGEANIAELLSLPEGIGDIEFDPPRSREHGTPAMFD from the coding sequence ATGTCGCCGACCAAATTCACCAGTAGGGAGTTCAACCACGACACGGGTGCAGCAAAGCGGGCATCGGCTCACGGTCCGGTGTACATCACCGATCGAGGGCGACCAGCGCACGTGTTGTTGACCATCGAGGACTACCGCCGTCTCGCCGACGGCGAAGCCAACATCGCCGAGCTGTTGTCCCTGCCCGAGGGTATCGGTGACATCGAGTTCGACCCGCCACGCTCCCGCGAGCACGGCACGCCCGCGATGTTTGACTGA
- a CDS encoding restriction endonuclease, which yields MLEALAVFYWYKRDLERFLRSALADHPEVLSRISFEASSKRQVAVEVVTQLQTNESRYQETALDLLERLADYPDAFDGLARTEDGPSKVKVAQAALRAVQAVTSQNRDLLNARDETLRRIQDDLEQSATRRTHEAVLAELNAEFMVLHSQKTDPQGRGIEFERLLERLFALHDLDPRAAYNIDHEQVDGAFTFRTDDYLMEAKWWKVPVDPRELNHFRAKVESKAANTLGLCISISGFTEGALLKRTERSPLILMDGADLVAILENRISLAEVLERKRRHAVETGNPFYSVREMHG from the coding sequence ATGCTTGAAGCACTTGCTGTTTTCTACTGGTACAAGCGCGACCTCGAGCGGTTCCTACGAAGTGCCCTCGCCGACCACCCCGAGGTTCTCTCCCGTATTAGCTTCGAAGCATCCTCAAAGCGACAGGTCGCAGTCGAAGTCGTCACCCAACTTCAGACCAATGAATCTCGATACCAAGAGACCGCCCTCGACCTGCTCGAACGCCTGGCTGACTACCCCGACGCTTTTGACGGCCTCGCACGAACGGAAGACGGGCCCTCCAAAGTCAAGGTTGCGCAAGCAGCCCTGAGGGCGGTCCAGGCTGTAACGAGCCAGAACCGCGATCTTCTCAATGCCCGAGACGAGACGCTTCGGCGGATTCAAGATGATCTCGAACAATCAGCTACGCGACGTACGCACGAGGCGGTGCTGGCTGAACTCAATGCTGAATTTATGGTCTTGCACTCCCAGAAGACAGACCCACAAGGTCGAGGCATTGAATTCGAGCGGCTCTTGGAGCGGCTATTTGCCCTGCACGATCTCGATCCAAGGGCTGCCTACAACATCGACCACGAACAGGTTGATGGCGCATTCACGTTTCGCACCGATGACTACCTGATGGAAGCAAAGTGGTGGAAGGTACCCGTCGACCCCAGGGAACTCAATCACTTCCGCGCCAAAGTTGAATCGAAGGCAGCCAACACTCTCGGCCTCTGCATCTCAATATCGGGTTTTACGGAGGGCGCACTCCTCAAGAGAACGGAGCGCTCTCCGCTGATCCTCATGGACGGGGCTGATCTAGTCGCCATCCTGGAGAACCGGATCTCGCTCGCAGAAGTTCTCGAACGAAAGCGTCGGCATGCCGTCGAGACCGGCAACCCGTTCTATTCCGTCAGAGAAATGCACGGCTGA